A genomic window from Sanguibacter antarcticus includes:
- a CDS encoding ABC transporter substrate-binding protein, whose amino-acid sequence MKIRSSRLALSTAALAVTALTLSACGSGRTDSDSTADGESAGESIIVGTTDSLTTLDPAGSYDNGSFHVQTQVFSFLMSFEPGGATLAPDAAESCDFTSDTVYTCTLKDGLTFANGNALTAESVKFSFDRQLAIADPNGPSSLLANLDSVAAPDEKTVEFTLTSPNDQTFAQVLASPVGPIVDEATFPADALLDDDAIVEAEATSGPYLIKSFAKNSLVEFTPNADYTGVQGDVMNDGVTLKYYTDSNNLKLDIESGAIDIATRSLTATDIESLESTDGVNVVSGPGGEIRYVVFNFDTMPGETPEQKLAVRKAFAFSIDREDLSEQVYKGTYTPLYSYVPEGLPGAATPFEELYGTAPDADAATAVLAEAGVATPVELNLQYNPDHYGPSSDQEYNAIKRQLEETGLFTVNLQSTEWVTYAEERTADAYPAYQLGWFPDFSDADNYLTPFFDKDNFLGNHFEDEEISEMLDSERTDGDVDSRLETIEDIQQILAESHLSTVPLLQGSQVAVARDGVSGVEDTLNASFQFRYSVLSKG is encoded by the coding sequence GTGAAGATTCGAAGCAGCCGGCTCGCGCTGTCGACGGCGGCCCTCGCCGTGACGGCCCTGACCCTCTCCGCCTGCGGTTCCGGGCGTACGGACTCCGACTCGACAGCGGACGGGGAGTCCGCAGGCGAGAGCATCATCGTCGGCACGACGGACAGCCTCACGACGCTCGACCCTGCCGGGTCCTACGACAACGGCTCGTTCCACGTCCAGACGCAGGTGTTCTCCTTCCTCATGAGCTTCGAGCCGGGCGGCGCCACGCTGGCCCCGGACGCTGCCGAGAGCTGCGACTTCACCTCGGACACGGTGTACACCTGCACGCTCAAGGACGGGCTGACGTTCGCCAACGGCAACGCGCTGACCGCCGAGAGCGTGAAGTTCAGCTTCGACCGCCAGCTCGCGATCGCCGACCCGAACGGGCCGTCGTCCCTCCTCGCGAACCTCGACTCGGTGGCCGCACCCGACGAGAAGACGGTCGAGTTCACGCTCACCTCCCCGAACGACCAGACCTTCGCGCAGGTGCTCGCGTCTCCGGTCGGTCCCATCGTCGACGAGGCCACCTTCCCCGCTGACGCGCTGCTCGACGACGACGCGATCGTCGAGGCCGAGGCCACCTCCGGGCCGTACCTCATCAAGAGCTTCGCGAAGAACTCGCTCGTCGAGTTCACGCCGAACGCCGACTACACCGGCGTGCAGGGCGACGTGATGAACGACGGCGTCACGCTGAAGTACTACACGGACTCGAACAACCTCAAGCTCGACATCGAGAGCGGCGCGATCGACATCGCGACCCGCAGCCTCACGGCCACGGACATCGAGAGCCTCGAGTCCACGGACGGCGTCAACGTCGTCTCCGGCCCCGGTGGAGAGATCCGCTACGTGGTGTTCAACTTTGACACCATGCCGGGTGAGACCCCCGAGCAGAAGCTTGCCGTCCGCAAGGCGTTCGCGTTCTCCATCGACCGCGAGGACCTCTCGGAGCAGGTCTACAAGGGCACCTACACGCCCCTGTACTCGTACGTCCCCGAGGGCCTGCCCGGCGCAGCGACCCCGTTCGAAGAGCTCTACGGCACGGCGCCCGACGCCGACGCGGCCACGGCCGTCCTCGCCGAGGCCGGCGTCGCCACGCCTGTCGAGCTGAACCTCCAGTACAACCCGGACCACTACGGCCCGTCCTCCGACCAGGAGTACAACGCCATCAAGCGTCAGCTCGAGGAGACCGGGCTCTTCACGGTCAACCTCCAGTCGACCGAGTGGGTCACGTACGCCGAAGAGCGCACAGCGGACGCCTACCCCGCGTACCAGCTCGGCTGGTTCCCGGACTTCTCCGACGCGGACAACTACCTCACGCCGTTCTTCGACAAGGACAACTTCCTCGGCAACCACTTCGAGGACGAGGAGATCAGCGAGATGCTCGACTCCGAGCGGACCGACGGTGACGTGGACTCCCGCCTCGAGACGATCGAGGACATCCAGCAGATTCTTGCCGAGAGCCACCTGTCGACCGTGCCGCTCCTCCAGGGCTCGCAGGTCGCTGTCGCCCGCGACGGCGTCTCGGGTGTCGAGGACACGCTCAACGCGTCGTTCCAGTTCCGCTACTCGGTCCTGAGCAAGGGCTGA
- a CDS encoding transglutaminaseTgpA domain-containing protein, whose product MTTTSGSTVTRPAVSGARRPPARLRVPARPTSHKIVDAVVVAVTVLLALVPLLPVFGVAAALPAVVGGVTIGLVIAIAAVVRSWPVMNTIATVFIAYVGLGGALAAPSTTVAGVVPTLTTLVALGEGAVSAWKQVITLEPPLGTAGNALVAPFVLGLAGTVVGGVLAAGRRHGARIAAVAAVPVVVLVLSILLGTVERMLATVIGASIAAVLLVWAAWRVGQWRPRRHASLAFMAVVAIAGGVVLAPVVAGDTPRFVLRSVIVPPFDPRDHTSPLSAYRTYFKDLKETDLLTVSGLPEGGVVRLATMDSFDGVVWNVLGDGEPDGSGSFRKVGDDIPTTLAGERVEVEVDNLALSGVWMPTVGQTTGVQFLGSSAQDSVRGFRFNDATGTGVLVQGIATGQRYTLDAVIPEVPTDEELGTAPPADVVVPDPVGVPDIVANRSTEVGQNATTAALVSRAIEAYLHDTGFFSHGLEAAGDYPSYSGHGAARIAQLLGDPVMVGDAEQYASAMALMVSQQGLPARVVMGFVPTEDQDGDPEITFTGDNVQAWVEVAYDGFGWVPYYPTPPTSQTPQENDDPIEKEPQPQVVQPPPPPADPVVPPTEDDEEPNVDSNLEKDDQGIDVLRVVAITVAIAVPLLLILLPPLLVIAAKERRRRRRQQAADPVERISGGWQEVLDTALDHGTPAPADGTRRETAHTLLAAYPGVRAATLAEEADAAVFAGGQPTDVQVERYWEVVERSVTEIRSGGTAWGRARGRVSRASLTAHRRRDRAPRRRRTLRRPR is encoded by the coding sequence ATGACCACGACCTCGGGGTCTACCGTGACGCGCCCGGCGGTGTCGGGCGCCCGTCGCCCGCCGGCACGGCTGCGCGTGCCGGCGCGTCCGACGTCCCACAAGATCGTCGATGCGGTCGTCGTCGCGGTGACGGTGCTGCTCGCGCTCGTCCCGCTGCTCCCCGTCTTCGGGGTGGCCGCTGCGCTGCCGGCCGTCGTCGGTGGCGTGACGATCGGCCTCGTCATCGCGATCGCGGCCGTCGTGCGCTCGTGGCCCGTCATGAACACGATCGCGACGGTGTTCATCGCCTACGTCGGGCTCGGCGGAGCGCTCGCCGCGCCGTCGACGACCGTCGCGGGCGTCGTGCCGACCCTCACGACGCTCGTCGCTCTCGGCGAGGGAGCCGTGAGCGCCTGGAAGCAGGTCATCACGCTCGAGCCTCCGCTGGGGACGGCAGGCAACGCGCTCGTCGCGCCCTTCGTCCTCGGTCTCGCCGGGACCGTCGTCGGCGGGGTCCTTGCCGCCGGTCGTCGACACGGTGCGCGGATCGCCGCGGTGGCGGCCGTGCCGGTGGTCGTCCTCGTCCTGTCGATCCTTCTCGGCACCGTCGAGCGGATGCTCGCGACCGTCATCGGTGCATCGATCGCCGCGGTGCTCCTCGTGTGGGCAGCGTGGCGGGTGGGGCAGTGGCGGCCGCGCCGTCACGCGTCCCTCGCGTTCATGGCTGTCGTCGCGATCGCCGGTGGTGTCGTCCTCGCCCCGGTCGTCGCCGGGGACACGCCACGGTTCGTGCTGCGCTCCGTGATCGTGCCGCCGTTCGACCCGCGTGACCACACCAGCCCGCTCTCCGCGTACCGCACCTACTTCAAGGACCTCAAAGAGACCGACCTGCTCACGGTGAGCGGTCTGCCGGAGGGCGGCGTGGTCCGCCTCGCGACCATGGACAGCTTCGACGGCGTGGTGTGGAACGTTCTCGGTGACGGCGAGCCGGACGGCTCCGGCTCGTTCCGCAAGGTCGGCGACGACATCCCCACGACGCTCGCCGGCGAGCGCGTCGAGGTCGAGGTCGACAACCTCGCGCTCTCCGGGGTGTGGATGCCGACGGTCGGTCAGACGACGGGCGTCCAGTTCCTCGGCAGCTCCGCACAGGACTCTGTCCGTGGCTTCCGTTTCAACGACGCCACCGGGACTGGTGTGCTCGTGCAAGGCATCGCGACGGGCCAGCGGTACACGCTCGACGCCGTGATCCCTGAGGTCCCGACCGACGAGGAGCTCGGCACCGCACCGCCGGCCGACGTCGTGGTCCCCGACCCGGTCGGAGTACCTGACATCGTGGCCAACCGTTCCACCGAGGTCGGCCAGAACGCCACGACGGCCGCCCTCGTCTCCCGAGCGATCGAGGCCTACCTCCATGACACGGGGTTCTTCAGCCACGGGCTCGAGGCGGCGGGGGACTACCCCTCCTACTCCGGGCACGGTGCAGCTCGCATCGCCCAGCTGCTCGGCGACCCGGTCATGGTCGGCGACGCGGAGCAGTACGCCTCGGCGATGGCGCTCATGGTGAGCCAGCAGGGCCTGCCGGCCCGGGTCGTCATGGGCTTCGTCCCGACCGAGGACCAGGACGGCGACCCGGAGATCACCTTCACCGGCGACAACGTGCAGGCCTGGGTCGAGGTCGCCTACGACGGCTTCGGCTGGGTCCCGTACTACCCCACGCCGCCGACGTCGCAGACTCCGCAGGAGAACGACGACCCCATCGAGAAGGAGCCGCAGCCGCAGGTGGTCCAGCCACCTCCGCCGCCTGCCGACCCTGTCGTCCCGCCGACCGAGGACGACGAAGAACCGAACGTCGACTCCAACCTCGAGAAGGACGACCAGGGGATCGATGTGCTGCGCGTCGTCGCGATCACCGTCGCGATCGCGGTCCCGCTGCTCCTGATCCTCCTTCCGCCGCTCCTCGTCATTGCGGCGAAGGAGCGACGCCGGCGACGCCGCCAGCAGGCAGCCGACCCCGTCGAACGGATCAGCGGCGGGTGGCAAGAGGTTCTCGACACCGCTCTCGACCACGGGACGCCGGCCCCGGCGGACGGGACCCGGCGCGAGACGGCCCATACCCTGCTCGCTGCCTACCCAGGAGTGCGTGCTGCGACGCTCGCAGAAGAGGCCGATGCCGCGGTCTTCGCCGGAGGGCAGCCGACGGACGTCCAGGTCGAGCGGTACTGGGAGGTCGTGGAGCGCTCGGTGACCGAGATCCGTTCGGGCGGCACAGCGTGGGGGCGTGCGCGCGGTCGGGTGTCACGTGCGTCCCTCACTGCGCACCGGCGACGAGACCGTGCTCCGCGTCGTCGTCGTACCCTGCGCAGACCGAGGTGA
- a CDS encoding ABC transporter permease, whose protein sequence is MSAIVTAETDGLVPPEKSRRSIPGVALLRSTHGLQRGMLVTGLVIIAVFVLVAIFAPLLAPYGFNDDRIDGIPFGTQQAPSAAHWFGTTVGGQDVLSRVLFGARTALEVIVLAVAISLVVGVPLGLVSGYVGGKLDRGLVLVTDALYAFPSLLLAIIVAIMITGGRSTPASGIFAAAISITVVFVPQYFRVVRNATVSVKHEPFVDAARITGAKPRRIMFKHVLPNVSQTIPVLATLNASEAILTLAGLGFLGFGIEPSSAAEWGYDLNKALSDATNDIWWTGTFPGLAIVLVVTGVTLVGESLNDVLNPLLRTRGSGATTADEAEIAGADLPAEDTSDKDNS, encoded by the coding sequence ATGTCTGCCATCGTCACCGCCGAGACCGACGGTCTCGTCCCGCCAGAGAAGTCCCGCCGGAGCATCCCCGGCGTCGCGCTCCTGCGCTCTACGCACGGTCTCCAGCGAGGCATGCTCGTCACGGGCCTCGTCATCATCGCGGTCTTCGTGCTCGTCGCGATCTTCGCGCCGCTCCTCGCTCCCTACGGGTTCAACGACGACCGCATCGACGGGATCCCGTTCGGCACCCAGCAGGCACCGTCCGCGGCGCACTGGTTCGGCACGACGGTCGGAGGCCAGGACGTCCTGTCTCGCGTCCTCTTCGGTGCGCGCACCGCGCTCGAGGTCATCGTGCTCGCCGTCGCGATCTCCCTCGTGGTCGGCGTCCCGCTCGGGCTCGTCTCCGGCTACGTCGGCGGCAAGCTCGACCGCGGGCTCGTCCTCGTCACCGACGCGCTCTACGCGTTCCCGTCGCTGCTCCTCGCGATCATCGTCGCGATCATGATCACGGGCGGGCGGTCCACGCCCGCCAGCGGCATCTTCGCGGCAGCCATCTCCATCACGGTCGTGTTCGTGCCGCAGTACTTCCGGGTGGTCCGCAACGCGACCGTCTCCGTCAAGCACGAGCCGTTCGTCGACGCCGCCCGGATCACGGGTGCCAAGCCGCGGCGCATCATGTTCAAGCACGTGCTCCCCAACGTCTCGCAGACGATCCCCGTCCTCGCGACGCTCAACGCCTCCGAAGCGATCCTCACCCTCGCAGGGCTCGGCTTTCTCGGGTTCGGCATCGAGCCCTCCAGTGCGGCCGAGTGGGGCTACGACCTCAACAAGGCTCTCTCTGACGCGACGAACGACATCTGGTGGACAGGGACGTTCCCGGGCCTCGCGATCGTCCTCGTCGTCACCGGCGTCACGCTCGTCGGCGAGAGCCTCAACGACGTCCTCAACCCCCTGCTGCGCACCCGCGGCAGCGGCGCGACGACAGCCGACGAGGCCGAGATCGCCGGCGCCGACCTCCCGGCCGAGGACACCTCAGACAAGGACAACTCATGA
- a CDS encoding ABC transporter permease: protein MAVSVLPRSVLPRSPLVRYLLVRLLLVIPTVLILVTVVFFFMRVIGDPITAAQGGRLSPEQLDIRRAASGFDRPILTQYLEYLGGLLHGDFGTALTDRREISEVLITNGAATLELSFWALLVAFVVGVPLGRLAARHRDRLPDVAIRLFAILVYAAPVFFIGLLLKLLFSSTLGWLPSSGRASPSVSIALNNVHPKTNIMLVDAILYGETSYIVDVLQHAVLPALALGLLTAGVFIRLIRINLLETMRTDYVTAARARGVSESVVVRKHAFRNALVPVVTVMGMQIALLLGGAILTETTFEWQGLGYILSRYLLARDFVAVQGIVTAIAVVVAITSFLIDLINALVDPRVRY, encoded by the coding sequence ATGGCTGTCAGCGTCCTTCCACGCAGCGTCCTCCCACGCAGCCCGCTCGTGAGATACCTCCTCGTGCGGCTGCTCCTCGTCATCCCCACCGTCCTCATCCTCGTGACGGTCGTGTTCTTCTTCATGAGGGTGATCGGGGACCCGATCACCGCGGCGCAGGGCGGTCGTCTGTCGCCCGAGCAGCTCGACATCCGGCGTGCCGCCTCCGGTTTCGACCGGCCGATCCTCACGCAGTACCTCGAGTACCTCGGCGGGCTCCTCCACGGTGACTTCGGGACCGCGCTGACGGACCGCCGCGAGATCAGCGAGGTGCTCATCACCAACGGCGCCGCGACGCTCGAGCTGTCGTTCTGGGCGCTGCTCGTGGCGTTCGTCGTCGGTGTGCCGCTCGGACGCCTGGCCGCACGTCACCGCGACCGCCTCCCCGACGTGGCGATCCGCCTCTTCGCGATCCTCGTCTACGCGGCCCCGGTCTTCTTCATCGGCCTCCTGCTGAAGCTGCTGTTCTCCTCGACGCTCGGCTGGCTGCCGTCGTCTGGACGCGCCTCACCGTCGGTGTCGATCGCACTGAACAACGTCCATCCGAAGACGAACATCATGCTCGTCGACGCGATCCTCTACGGCGAGACCAGCTACATCGTCGACGTCCTCCAGCACGCCGTGCTCCCTGCGCTCGCGCTCGGGCTCCTCACCGCCGGGGTGTTCATCCGCCTCATCCGCATCAACCTTCTCGAGACGATGCGCACCGACTACGTCACGGCCGCCCGCGCCCGCGGCGTCTCGGAGTCTGTCGTCGTGCGCAAGCACGCCTTCCGCAACGCGCTCGTCCCGGTCGTCACCGTCATGGGGATGCAGATCGCGCTGCTCCTCGGTGGGGCCATCCTCACCGAGACGACCTTCGAGTGGCAGGGCCTCGGGTACATCCTGTCCCGGTACCTGCTCGCTCGTGACTTCGTCGCCGTCCAGGGGATCGTCACCGCCATCGCGGTGGTCGTCGCCATCACAAGCTTCCTCATCGACCTGATCAACGCGCTCGTCGACCCGAGGGTGAGGTACTGA
- a CDS encoding LysR family transcriptional regulator: MDAKRVLVFGTVARTGSLGAAARELGWTQPAVSQHVRALERELRVPLVVRSAHGITVTEAGAVLLGHADALAARLRAADAEMAALADSTAGSVRLATFPTAGATLVPAALQAMDALTPGLEVRLVDAEPPQALELLARGDVDAALVFRYDDEPVTGSRSLVHHPLGDDVVRLVLPAAHPLAGRARVRLAEVAHERWVGGCVQCSEHLLRACARAGFVPDVRHSTDDYVIVQSLVAQGLAVALLPELALLSVRNPGVAVVESTDAGTRRLFLVHHADAAGIPALRALLSGLTATLPDPTRSRLDGRPA; the protein is encoded by the coding sequence ATGGATGCGAAGAGGGTGCTCGTCTTTGGGACCGTGGCACGGACAGGGTCGCTCGGGGCCGCGGCCCGTGAGCTCGGGTGGACGCAGCCCGCCGTCAGCCAGCACGTCCGCGCGCTCGAGCGCGAGCTGCGCGTCCCGCTCGTCGTGCGCAGCGCCCACGGGATCACGGTTACGGAGGCAGGTGCGGTCCTCCTCGGTCACGCCGACGCGCTCGCTGCGCGGCTGCGCGCCGCCGACGCGGAGATGGCAGCCCTCGCGGACAGCACCGCCGGGAGCGTGCGCCTGGCGACCTTCCCGACGGCGGGCGCGACGCTCGTCCCGGCAGCGTTGCAGGCGATGGACGCGCTGACTCCGGGCCTCGAGGTGCGTCTCGTCGATGCCGAGCCACCCCAGGCGCTCGAGCTCCTCGCGCGCGGTGACGTCGACGCGGCGCTCGTCTTCCGGTACGACGACGAGCCGGTCACTGGCAGCCGCTCCCTCGTGCACCACCCGTTGGGCGACGACGTCGTGCGCCTCGTCCTGCCTGCGGCGCACCCGCTCGCCGGTCGGGCACGCGTCCGGCTGGCGGAGGTCGCCCACGAGAGGTGGGTCGGTGGCTGCGTCCAGTGCTCCGAGCACCTGCTGCGGGCGTGCGCGCGCGCCGGGTTCGTCCCTGACGTCCGGCACAGCACGGACGACTACGTCATCGTCCAGTCGCTCGTCGCGCAGGGGCTCGCGGTGGCGCTCCTGCCGGAGCTCGCGCTGCTGAGCGTCCGCAACCCGGGTGTCGCGGTCGTCGAGTCCACCGACGCAGGGACCCGACGTCTCTTCCTCGTCCACCACGCGGACGCGGCCGGGATCCCGGCGCTGCGGGCGCTGCTGTCCGGTCTCACCGCGACTCTCCCGGACCCCACGAGGTCCCGCCTGGACGGGCGCCCGGCCTGA
- a CDS encoding DUF58 domain-containing protein: MTSPQDEAPHGRTDQVLDAVLATVRRVRAPLRVLAGLGWVVLACTVVALVVGRRYGWAELVVAGCVLGITVAVALLLTIGRSHYSVDLDLADRAVTVGERAMGRIEVRNAGRRRLLPAHIELPVGTGAAGFALPGMAAGAVHDELFAIPTAQRAVVVVGPVRSVRADPLGLARREMAWTEPVELYVHPLTVSLAGTRAGLLRDLEGQATRVISDNDMSFHALREYIPGDDRRNIHWRTSARTGTLMVRQFEDTRRTHTALAISTDQPDYASDAELELAVSVFASIGIQVIRDDLQLTALAGEETLRAQSPRRLLDDCSGIERSPRADDAWDLARTVARTVPTASMVVMITGSVPSHAALRASAAHIPTGVRTIVVACEPGAEISMRSQGSLSVASLGDITDLPRLLRRLVVS; encoded by the coding sequence ATGACCTCGCCTCAAGACGAAGCCCCGCACGGACGGACGGACCAGGTGCTCGATGCTGTGCTGGCCACGGTCCGGCGGGTGCGGGCTCCCTTGCGCGTGCTGGCCGGGCTCGGGTGGGTGGTGCTCGCGTGCACGGTCGTCGCGCTGGTCGTCGGGCGCAGGTACGGGTGGGCGGAGCTCGTCGTCGCCGGGTGCGTCCTCGGGATCACCGTCGCCGTCGCGCTGCTGCTGACCATCGGGCGCTCGCACTACTCCGTCGACCTCGATCTCGCTGACCGCGCTGTCACCGTGGGGGAGCGGGCCATGGGCCGCATCGAGGTGCGCAACGCGGGCCGCCGCCGTCTGCTGCCTGCGCACATCGAGCTCCCCGTCGGGACGGGCGCTGCGGGCTTCGCCCTCCCGGGCATGGCTGCGGGCGCCGTGCACGACGAGCTCTTCGCGATCCCGACAGCGCAGCGTGCTGTCGTCGTCGTCGGTCCTGTGCGCTCGGTGCGCGCCGACCCGCTCGGCCTCGCGCGCCGCGAGATGGCCTGGACCGAACCGGTCGAGCTCTACGTGCACCCGCTCACCGTGTCGCTCGCCGGGACCCGCGCAGGCCTCCTGCGCGACCTCGAGGGGCAGGCGACGCGTGTCATCTCGGACAACGACATGTCCTTCCACGCCCTGCGCGAGTACATCCCTGGCGACGACCGGCGCAACATCCACTGGCGTACGAGCGCCCGCACCGGCACGCTCATGGTCCGCCAGTTCGAGGATACGCGCCGGACCCACACGGCTCTGGCGATCTCCACCGACCAGCCTGACTACGCGAGCGACGCCGAGCTCGAGCTCGCGGTGAGCGTCTTCGCGTCCATCGGGATCCAGGTGATCCGCGACGACCTCCAGCTCACCGCCCTCGCCGGCGAGGAGACGCTGCGGGCCCAGTCGCCCCGCAGGCTCCTCGACGACTGCTCGGGCATCGAGCGCTCGCCCCGTGCCGACGACGCGTGGGACCTTGCCCGGACCGTCGCCCGCACGGTGCCGACCGCGTCGATGGTCGTCATGATCACCGGGTCCGTCCCGAGCCACGCGGCGCTGCGGGCGAGCGCCGCCCACATCCCGACGGGCGTGCGCACCATCGTCGTCGCGTGCGAGCCTGGCGCCGAGATCAGCATGCGCAGCCAGGGGTCGCTCTCGGTCGCGTCGCTCGGCGACATCACCGACCTGCCCCGCCTCCTGCGTCGGCTGGTGGTCTCATGA
- a CDS encoding ABC transporter ATP-binding protein — protein MTAEPILRLDRLSVAFAADAGAVQAVRNASFDVGPGEIVAVVGESGSGKSVSSRALLGLLPGYATVTGSATLDGVELTTLRGDAMRKVRGRRIAMIFQEPSTSLDPVRTVGWQVCEALRAHKRMSRRAAMARAVELFELVGIPDPARRVRSYPHQMSGGQKQRVMIAIAIACDPEVIVADEPTTALDVTVQAQILDLLRDLRDRLGTAIVLITHNMGVVADLADRVVVMYRGEVVEQASVQDLFESPQHPYTQRLLAAVPYLGRATRTELPGAAPHATVVEPDQARTSTAADPGSTVEPGKSTREVPALAVENLVVDFAGRLGSPSVRAIDDVSFAIAPGAVLGLVGESGSGKTTAGRCAVGLVPASRGSVKVFGDDLAHASAQSLRALRRRFGFVFQDPAASLNPRASVGACISEPLVVHDEGDHASRRARVLELLDAVELPAAFAARYPHELSGGQRQRVSLARALVLSPDLLVADEPTSALDVSVQATVLALFRTLQAEMGFACLFISHDLAVVDIVAHDVAVMSNGKLVEVGTTADVLRDPQQEYTRALLAAVPVPDPREQAVRRRARAELLASLG, from the coding sequence ATGACTGCTGAGCCCATCCTCCGCCTCGACCGGCTCAGCGTCGCGTTCGCCGCGGACGCAGGTGCTGTCCAGGCCGTCCGGAACGCGAGCTTCGACGTCGGGCCCGGCGAGATCGTCGCCGTCGTGGGGGAGTCCGGCTCGGGCAAGTCTGTCAGCTCGCGCGCGCTCCTCGGCCTGCTCCCCGGCTACGCGACCGTGACGGGCTCGGCCACGCTCGACGGCGTCGAGCTCACGACGCTGCGCGGGGACGCGATGCGCAAGGTGCGCGGCAGGCGCATCGCGATGATCTTCCAGGAGCCGTCGACGTCGCTCGACCCTGTGCGCACGGTCGGCTGGCAGGTCTGCGAGGCCCTGCGCGCCCACAAGCGCATGAGCCGGCGCGCAGCGATGGCCCGCGCCGTCGAGCTGTTCGAGCTCGTCGGGATCCCCGACCCTGCGCGACGCGTGAGGTCCTACCCCCACCAGATGTCCGGTGGGCAGAAGCAGCGCGTGATGATCGCGATCGCCATCGCGTGCGACCCCGAGGTGATCGTCGCCGACGAGCCGACGACCGCGCTCGACGTCACCGTCCAGGCCCAGATCCTCGACCTGCTGCGTGACCTCCGGGACCGGCTCGGCACCGCGATCGTCCTCATCACGCACAACATGGGTGTCGTGGCGGATCTCGCAGACCGCGTCGTCGTCATGTACCGCGGCGAGGTCGTCGAGCAGGCGAGCGTCCAAGACCTCTTCGAATCGCCCCAGCACCCGTACACCCAGCGGCTGCTCGCCGCGGTGCCGTACCTCGGCCGGGCCACCCGCACCGAGCTTCCCGGCGCCGCACCGCACGCGACCGTCGTCGAGCCGGACCAGGCACGAACCTCGACGGCAGCGGACCCCGGGAGCACGGTCGAACCCGGCAAGAGCACCCGGGAGGTCCCGGCCCTCGCGGTCGAGAACCTCGTCGTCGACTTCGCCGGGCGGCTCGGCAGCCCGAGCGTGCGGGCGATCGACGACGTCTCCTTCGCCATCGCGCCCGGTGCTGTCCTCGGCCTCGTCGGCGAGTCTGGCTCGGGCAAGACGACCGCCGGACGGTGTGCCGTCGGGCTCGTGCCCGCGTCCAGGGGGAGCGTCAAGGTGTTCGGCGACGACCTCGCACACGCGTCGGCACAGTCGTTGCGAGCGTTGCGTCGTCGCTTCGGCTTCGTCTTCCAGGACCCGGCGGCGTCGCTCAACCCGCGGGCGAGCGTCGGTGCGTGCATCTCGGAGCCCCTCGTCGTCCACGACGAGGGCGACCACGCGTCGCGCCGTGCCCGCGTGCTCGAGCTGCTCGACGCAGTCGAGCTGCCGGCCGCGTTCGCCGCCCGCTACCCGCACGAGCTCTCAGGGGGGCAGCGTCAGCGCGTGAGCCTCGCGCGTGCGCTCGTCCTGAGCCCCGACCTGCTCGTCGCCGACGAGCCGACGAGCGCGCTCGACGTGTCCGTCCAGGCGACGGTCCTCGCGCTCTTCCGGACGCTCCAGGCCGAGATGGGCTTCGCCTGCCTGTTCATCAGCCACGACCTCGCGGTCGTCGACATCGTCGCGCACGACGTCGCGGTGATGAGCAACGGCAAGCTCGTCGAGGTCGGTACGACGGCGGACGTGCTGCGCGACCCGCAGCAGGAGTACACGCGGGCGCTGCTCGCGGCCGTCCCCGTGCCGGACCCGCGCGAGCAGGCGGTCCGACGTCGTGCGCGCGCCGAGCTGCTCGCCTCGCTGGGGTAG
- a CDS encoding aspartate/glutamate racemase family protein, which translates to MKTIGLLGGMSWDSSATYYRIINEEVRSRLGGHSCAQVVLVSLDFAAVRELQVREAWDEAGAMLADGARRLEAAGADTIVLCTNFMHKVAPAIEAATELPLLHIADAVGARARALGADRVGLLGARQVMEESFYRDRLRERWGIEVLVPEPADRELVDRVVFDELTTSILNPESRDAYVAIIDGLAARGAQAVVLGCTEIGLLVRPTDTDLPLIDSAHVHALAAVEAALTPPVPSL; encoded by the coding sequence ATGAAGACGATCGGGCTGCTGGGCGGAATGAGCTGGGACTCCTCCGCGACCTACTACAGGATCATCAACGAGGAGGTGAGATCACGCCTCGGTGGCCACAGCTGCGCTCAGGTGGTCCTCGTCTCGCTCGACTTCGCCGCCGTGCGCGAGCTCCAGGTCCGTGAGGCCTGGGACGAGGCCGGTGCCATGCTCGCCGACGGAGCGCGCAGGCTCGAGGCCGCCGGAGCGGACACGATCGTCCTGTGCACGAACTTCATGCACAAGGTCGCCCCCGCGATCGAGGCCGCCACAGAGCTGCCGCTGCTGCACATCGCCGACGCTGTCGGCGCACGGGCCCGCGCGCTCGGCGCCGACCGGGTCGGCCTCCTCGGCGCGCGCCAGGTCATGGAGGAGAGCTTCTACCGTGATCGCCTGCGCGAGCGGTGGGGCATCGAGGTCCTCGTCCCCGAGCCTGCAGACCGTGAGCTCGTCGACCGGGTCGTCTTCGACGAGCTCACCACGAGCATCCTCAACCCCGAGTCGCGCGACGCCTACGTCGCCATCATCGACGGGCTCGCTGCACGCGGGGCACAGGCCGTCGTGCTCGGGTGCACCGAGATCGGGCTGCTCGTGCGCCCTACGGACACGGACCTGCCGCTCATCGACTCGGCCCACGTGCACGCGCTCGCCGCGGTGGAAGCAGCGCTCACCCCGCCGGTGCCGAGCCTCTGA